A single genomic interval of Raphanus sativus cultivar WK10039 unplaced genomic scaffold, ASM80110v3 Scaffold0329, whole genome shotgun sequence harbors:
- the LOC108858888 gene encoding putative FBD-associated F-box protein At5g44940: MDALRKGCDRISELPDSLLTHILSYLSTKDSVQTSVLSKRWEFLWLNVSGLDLNAVDSLPYGEPLLRFMYRFLEFNRGSCLQTFKMKYCRHTKLGYDSKNSLEWITQVVHRRVQHLDLESRMYPRRLDIMPECVYVSKTLVSLKLVRIGLKNPKFDVSLPCLKIMHLANIFFKRSDDEGLSIMDYLCGDGHLIMKKLISGSPVLENFTMEVSIGLATGFTGYPLVNSFWTNVPQCLSSTLEYVTISLTIIENETGIKLVNYFLENSAVLKKLTLTCKYYNKLKREMAESYYTKLLTSTRLSTRCQVLVS, translated from the coding sequence ATGGATGCTCTAAGAAAAGGTTGCGATAGGATCAGCGAACTTCCGGATTCTTTGCTAACTCATATACTCTCATACCTTTCGACTAAAGACTCAGTTCAAACTAGCGTTTTGTCAAAGAGATGGGAGTTTCTCTGGCTAAATGTTTCTGGATTGGACTTAAACGCCGTTGACTCCCTTCCTTATGGAGAACCCTTGTTGAGATTCATGTACAGATTTTTGGAGTTTAACCGCGGATCGTGCCTACAAACTTTCAAGATGAAGTATTGCCGTCATACAAAATTAGGGTATGACTCTAAAAACAGCCTTGAGTGGATAACCCAAGTGGTTCATCGCCGAGTTCAACATCTTGATCTTGAAAGCAGAATGTATCCACGTAGATTAGATATCATGCCTGAATGTGTTTATGTGAGCAAGACATTGGTGTCTTTGAAGCTCGTACGAATAGGGCTTAAAAACCCCAAGTTTGATGTTTCTCTACCTTGTCTCAAGATCATGCATCTAGCAAACATTTTTTTCAAGAGGTCTGATGATGAAGGTTTAAGTATTATGGATTACTTGTGTGGTGATGGTCATTTGATTATGAAGAAGCTCATCTCAGGCTCTCCAGTTCTAGAAAATTTTACCATGGAAGTTTCAATTGGTTTAGCAACAGGGTTCACCGGTTATCCTTTGGTCAATTCTTTTTGGACCAATGTGCCTCAGTGTTTATCATCCACTTTGGAATATGTTACGATTAGCCTAACTATTATTGAGAATGAAACTGGGATTAAACTAGTGAATTACTTTCTTGAGAATTCAGCAGTCCTCAAGAAACTGACTCTGACTTGCAAATATTATAATAAGCTCAAACGAGAGATGGCAGAGAGTTATTACACGAAGCTTCTTACATCCACAAGGCTTTCTACAAGATGTCAGGTTCTCGTCTCTTGA
- the LOC130501919 gene encoding polyadenylate-binding protein RBP47B-like — protein MQTTNGSDSSLATPGATTPPPPQQWQQQQQQHWMAAMQYPGAAAMMMMQQQQMMMYPHQYVPYNYQQQQQHPHFQYASYQQQHKTHERGSGDDVKTLWIGDLLYWMDETYLHNCFSHTGEVSSVKVIRNKLTCQSEGYGFVEFLSRAAAEEVLQNFNGSVMPNSEQLFRLNWASFSTGEKRAVENGPELSIFVGDLSPDVTDTLLQELFVERYPSVKSAKVVIDSNTGRSKGYGFVRFGDENERSRALTEMNGAYCSNRQMRVGVATPKRAVANQQQQHHPSQALILAGGHGANGYMAHGSQSDGESNNSTIFVGGIDPDVTEEDLRQPFSQVGEVVSVKIPVGKGCGFVQLANRKSADDAIQSLNGTVIGKNTVRLSWGRSPNKQWRGDSGQQWNGAQRGQGYNNGGYANHHDSNTYPAET, from the exons ATGCAGACGACCAACGGCTCAGATTCATCGTTAGCAACTCCCGGAGCGACGACGCCTCCGCCGCCTCAGCAGtggcaacaacaacaacagcaacattGGATGGCGGCCATGCAGTATCCAGGCGCAGCGGCTATGATGATGATGCAGCAGCAACAGATGATGATGTATCCTCACCAATACGTTCCTTACAAttatcagcagcagcagcagcatccTCACTTCCAATACGCGTCGTATCAACAGCAACACAAGACACATGAGCGCGGATCTGGAGATGATGTGAAGACTCTATGGATTGGTGATCTTCTTTATTGGATGGACGAGACATATCTCCACAACTGCTTTTCTCACACCGGCGag GTTTCTTCTGTGAAAGTGATTCGTAACAAGCTAACATGTCAATCAGAAGGGTATGGTTTTGTTGAGTTTCTTTCGCGAGCTGCAGCTGAAGAGGTTCTTCAGAACTTTAACGGTTCAGTAATGCCAAACTCCGAGCAGCTCTTCCGTCTAAACTGGGCATCTTTTAGCACTGGTGAGAAGAGAGCAGTTGAGAATGGTCCAGAGCTATCTATATTCGTTGGAGATTTGTCTCCAGATGTGACCGACACTTTATTGCAAGAGCTCTTTGTTGAGAGATATCCATCTGTCAAGAGCGCTAAAGTTGTGATCGACTCCAACACTGGCCGGTCTAAAGGTTACGGTTTTGTTAGGTTTGGTGATGAGAACGAGAGATCAAGGGCTTTGACGGAGATGAATGGAGCTTATTGTTCCAACAGGCAGATGCGTGTAGGTGTTGCGACCCCTAAAAGAGCCGTTGCTAATCAGCAACAACAGCATCATCCTTCACAAG CTCTGATACTGGCTGGTGGACATGGAGCAAATGGTTACATGGCTCATGGCTCACAGTCTGATGGTGAATCAAACAACTCAACT ATATTTGTTGGTGGCATTGATCCTGATGTTACAGAAGAAGACCTCAGACAACCTTTCTCCCAGGTTGGAGAGGTTGTTTCGGTGAAGATCCCAGTAGGCAAAGGATGTGGTTTCGTCCAATTAGCTAACAG GAAGAGTGCTGACGATGCCATCCAGAGTTTGAACGGGACAGTCATAGGCAAGAACACTGTCAGACTTTCTTGGGGAAGAAGCCCGAACAAGCAG TGGAGAGGAGACTCGGGGCAGCAGTGGAATGGAGCACAACGAGGACAAGGTTACAACAATGGAGGATATGCTAACCACCACGACTCCAACACCTATCCTGCCGAGACTTGA
- the LOC130501917 gene encoding protein ALP1-like, whose product MEEAFMAMLSHLLHLQNSLDPTSTIFSSSSASTSSPSPTTPSSLLTSSSAAPLLFFTLASLLSFLSVARSSSNSSSSSKSPSPPPPLPDGDYSVSAFRALANDHIWALDAPLRDARWRSLYGLSYPVFTTVVEKLQPFIAASNLSLPADYAVAMVLSRLAHGCSSKTLASRYSLDPYLISKITNMVTRLLATKLYPEFIKIPVGKRRLIETTQGFEELTSLPNICGAVDSTPVKLRRRTKKLNNNNNPRNIYTSRYGYDAVLLQVVADHKKIFWDVCVKAPGGEEDSSHFRDSLLYKRLTSGDIVWEKVINVRGHHVRPYIVGDWCYPLLSFLMTPFSPNGAGSPPENLFDGMLMKGRSVVVEAIGLLKARWKILQSLNVGVNHAPQTMERLFLFGF is encoded by the coding sequence ATGGAAGAAGCTTTCATGGCGATGCTCTCACACCTCCTTCACCTCCAAAACTCTCTAGACCCAACAAGCACAATCTTCTCTTCCTCATCCGCCTCCACATCTTCACCATCTCCCACAACACCTTCCTCACTCCTCACATCCTCCTCCGCCGCGCCTCTCCTCTTCTTCACACTCGCATCTCTCCTCTCATTCCTCTCCGTCGCCAGATCCTCCTCCAATTCCTCCTCATCCTCCAAATCCCCCTCCCCTCCTCCGCCTCTCCCCGACGGCGACTACTCCGTCTCCGCCTTCCGCGCCCTAGCCAACGACCACATCTGGGCCCTCGACGCCCCGCTCCGCGACGCACGCTGGCGATCCCTCTACGGCCTCTCCTACCCCGTCTTCACCACCGTCGTCGAAAAGCTCCAGCCTTTCATCGCCGCCTCCAACCTCTCCCTCCCCGCCGACTACGCCGTCGCCATGGTCCTCTCCCGCCTCGCCCACGGCTGCTCCTCCAAAACCCTCGCCTCCCGCTACTCCTTAGATCCCTACCTCATCTCCAAGATCACCAACATGGTCACCCGCCTCCTCGCCACCAAGCTCTACCCCGAGTTCATCAAGATCCCCGTCGGCAAACGCCGCTTGATCGAAACCACCCAAGGCTTCGAGGAGCTCACCTCTCTCCCCAACATCTGCGGAGCGGTAGACAGCACTCCCGTCAAGCTCAGACGCCGCACCAAGAagctcaacaacaacaacaaccctAGAAACATTTACACCAGCAGGTACGGATACGACGCCGTTTTGCTCCAGGTCGTGGCTGATCACAAGAAGATCTTCTGGGACGTCTGCGTCAAGGCACCGGGAGGAGAGGAGGACTCTTCTCACTTCAGAGACAGTCTCCTCTACAAGAGGCTTACCTCTGGTGACATTGTGTGGGAGAAAGTCATCAACGTTAGAGGTCATCACGTGAGGCCTTACATTGTTGGTGACTGGTGTTACCCTCTTCTCTCCTTCCTGATGACGCCGTTTTCTCCCAACGGCGCTGGCTCGCCTCCCGAGAATCTGTTCGACGGGATGCTGATGAAAGGGAGGTCGGTGGTTGTGGAGGCTATTGGGTTGCTCAAGGCTAGGTGGAAGATTCTTCAGAGCTTGAACGTTGGAGTCAACCATGCTCCTCAGACTATGGAAAGGTTGTTCTTGTTTGGATTTTAA